In Hymenobacter aquaticus, a single window of DNA contains:
- a CDS encoding DUF5615 family PIN-like protein: MRLLLDENVSWRLAAYLRPYCAAVVHVREVGMENSPDTTIWRYARQHGYDIVTKDEDFLRLVVTEGFPPRVVAVQNAQVPVARLAEFLLARLPQLQEFLGEQTEFGLLLLRVG, from the coding sequence ATGCGGCTGCTGCTGGATGAGAATGTCTCGTGGCGCCTGGCGGCGTATCTGCGCCCCTACTGCGCGGCGGTGGTGCACGTGCGGGAAGTTGGAATGGAAAACAGCCCGGACACGACTATCTGGCGCTACGCCCGGCAGCACGGCTATGATATCGTGACTAAGGACGAGGATTTTCTGCGGCTGGTAGTTACGGAGGGATTCCCGCCGCGCGTAGTGGCGGTGCAAAACGCGCAGGTGCCGGTCGCGAGGCTGGCGGAGTTTCTGTTGGCCCGGCTGCCGCAGCTGCAAGAGTTTCTGGGGGAGCAGACGGAGTTTGGGCTGTTGCTGCTGCGGGTGGGGTAG
- a CDS encoding 3-hydroxyacyl-CoA dehydrogenase/enoyl-CoA hydratase family protein, whose protein sequence is MNRIIKKVAVLGSGVMGSRIALHFANIGVQVLLLDIAPKELTPDEEKKGLKLDAAAVKNRIVNASLDAAVKSNPSPLYRKADVSRIKTGNFDDNLKDIASCDWTIEVVVERLDIKKSLFERIEQFRKPGTLITSNTSGIPIHLMAEGRSEDFRKHFAGTHFFNPPRYLKLLEIIPTPETDQSVVDFLMHYGDLYLGKTTVLAKDTPGFIANRVGVFAMLDVMQTMQRLGLTVEEVDKLTGPVIGHAKSATLRTSDVVGLDTTINVTNGLAQGLPNDEAKDVFVLPDFVKKMGENKWLGDKTGQGFYKKVKGAGGKSEIHALDLNTLEYKPSQKVKFASLEATKAIDKVADRFKVLVAGKDKAADFYRQSFGSLFAYVSNRIPEITDQLYKIDDALRAGFGWELGPFETWDALGVQKGLELAQAHGKTVAPWIEDMLAAGNSTFYKVNEQGVKQFYDLESKSYQAIPGVENFIILDNLRATGKVLWKNAGASVIDLGDGILNVEFHSKMNTLGSDVIQGLMKGVDMAEQGYRGLVVGNDAPNFSAGANLGLVYMYALDQEFDEINMMIAQFQNAMMRMRYSSIPVVGTPHGLALGGGCELNLHADKVVAAAETYMGLVEFGVGLIPAGGGTKEMTLRTAAKYEEGEPEFNLLRNAFVTISTAKVSTSAAEAFDLGFLRRGDEVVVNNNRLIAQAKAEAIALAEAGYTQPVQKTDIKVHGRGALGMFLTGVHAMRAGNYISDHDVKIANKLAYVMTGGDLSSPTQVSEQYLLDLEREAFLSLTGERKTLERIQSILTTGKPLRN, encoded by the coding sequence ATGAATCGTATTATCAAAAAAGTAGCCGTATTGGGCTCCGGTGTGATGGGCTCGCGCATTGCGCTGCACTTCGCCAACATCGGCGTGCAGGTGTTATTGCTCGATATTGCTCCCAAGGAGCTGACTCCCGACGAGGAAAAGAAGGGCCTCAAGCTCGACGCGGCGGCGGTGAAAAACCGCATCGTCAACGCCTCGCTCGACGCGGCCGTGAAGTCGAACCCCTCGCCGCTCTACCGCAAGGCCGACGTCTCGCGCATCAAGACCGGCAACTTCGACGACAACCTCAAGGACATTGCCTCGTGCGACTGGACGATTGAGGTAGTCGTGGAGCGCCTCGACATCAAGAAGAGCTTGTTTGAGCGGATCGAGCAGTTCCGCAAGCCCGGCACCCTGATTACGTCGAACACTTCGGGTATTCCGATTCATTTGATGGCCGAAGGTCGCTCGGAGGATTTCCGCAAGCACTTCGCCGGCACCCACTTTTTCAACCCGCCCCGCTACCTGAAGCTGCTCGAAATCATCCCGACCCCCGAAACGGACCAGTCGGTAGTTGATTTCCTGATGCACTACGGCGACCTGTACCTGGGCAAAACCACGGTGCTGGCCAAGGACACGCCCGGCTTTATTGCCAACCGCGTGGGCGTATTCGCCATGCTCGACGTGATGCAGACCATGCAGCGCCTGGGCCTCACGGTAGAGGAAGTCGACAAGCTGACCGGCCCGGTTATCGGCCACGCCAAGTCGGCTACCTTGCGCACTTCCGATGTGGTGGGCCTCGACACGACTATCAACGTAACCAACGGCCTGGCCCAGGGCCTGCCCAACGACGAAGCCAAGGACGTATTTGTACTGCCCGACTTCGTGAAGAAAATGGGTGAGAACAAGTGGCTCGGCGACAAAACCGGCCAGGGTTTCTACAAGAAAGTAAAGGGCGCGGGCGGCAAGTCCGAAATCCACGCCCTGGATCTGAACACGCTGGAGTACAAGCCCAGCCAGAAGGTGAAGTTTGCTTCCCTGGAAGCTACCAAGGCTATTGACAAGGTCGCCGACCGGTTCAAAGTGCTGGTAGCTGGCAAAGACAAAGCCGCCGACTTCTACCGCCAGAGCTTCGGCAGCCTGTTTGCCTACGTCTCGAACCGGATTCCGGAAATCACCGACCAGCTCTACAAGATTGACGACGCGCTGCGTGCCGGCTTCGGCTGGGAGCTGGGTCCGTTCGAAACCTGGGACGCGCTGGGCGTGCAGAAAGGTTTGGAGCTGGCCCAGGCCCACGGCAAAACCGTAGCGCCCTGGATTGAGGATATGCTGGCCGCCGGCAACTCGACCTTCTACAAGGTGAATGAGCAGGGCGTGAAGCAATTCTACGACCTGGAGTCGAAGTCGTACCAGGCGATTCCCGGCGTGGAGAACTTCATCATCCTCGACAACCTGCGCGCTACAGGCAAAGTCCTGTGGAAAAACGCCGGCGCCTCGGTTATCGACCTCGGCGACGGTATCCTGAACGTGGAGTTCCACTCCAAGATGAACACTCTGGGCTCCGACGTCATCCAGGGCCTGATGAAGGGCGTGGACATGGCCGAGCAGGGCTACCGCGGCCTGGTGGTCGGCAACGACGCGCCCAACTTCTCGGCCGGCGCCAACCTGGGTTTGGTGTACATGTACGCCCTCGACCAGGAGTTCGACGAGATTAACATGATGATTGCCCAGTTCCAGAATGCCATGATGCGCATGCGCTACAGCAGCATTCCGGTGGTGGGCACGCCCCACGGCCTGGCCCTGGGCGGCGGCTGCGAGCTGAACCTGCACGCCGATAAAGTAGTAGCTGCCGCCGAAACCTACATGGGTCTGGTGGAATTCGGCGTGGGCCTGATTCCGGCCGGGGGTGGCACCAAGGAAATGACCCTGCGCACGGCCGCCAAGTACGAAGAGGGGGAGCCCGAGTTCAACCTGCTCCGCAACGCCTTTGTGACCATCAGCACCGCCAAGGTTTCGACTTCGGCCGCGGAGGCCTTCGACCTGGGCTTCCTGCGCCGCGGCGACGAAGTGGTAGTGAACAACAACCGCCTCATTGCCCAGGCCAAGGCCGAAGCCATTGCCCTGGCCGAAGCCGGCTACACCCAGCCCGTGCAGAAAACCGACATCAAGGTGCACGGCCGCGGCGCGCTGGGCATGTTCCTGACGGGCGTGCACGCCATGCGGGCCGGCAACTACATTTCCGACCACGACGTGAAGATTGCCAACAAGCTGGCCTACGTGATGACCGGCGGAGACTTGTCGTCGCCGACGCAGGTGAGCGAGCAGTACCTGCTGGATCTGGAGCGCGAAGCATTCCTGAGCCTGACCGGCGAGCGGAAAACCCTGGAGCGTATCCAGAGCATCCTGACCACCGGCAAACCTTTGAGAAACTAG
- the murQ gene encoding N-acetylmuramic acid 6-phosphate etherase: MSTTESPSHFNDLETLSTRELLAGINSVDQTVPQVVAQALPQIEPLVEATVERMQRGGRLFYIGAGTSGRLGILDASECPPTFGVPQGLVIGLIAGGDSAIRQAVENAEDDAQQAWRDLQAHDINPNDMLVGIAASGRTPYVVGGLAIARRHGIATGCIVCNPGSSIAALADYPVEVVTGPEFVTGSTRLKAGTAQKLVLNMLTTATMIRLGRVKGNKMVDMQLSNLKLVDRGEKMIMDELGIEQPEAAELLRKHGSVRAAIEAGRN, from the coding sequence GTGAGCACCACCGAAAGTCCTTCCCACTTCAACGACCTCGAAACCCTCTCCACCCGCGAGCTGCTGGCCGGCATCAATAGCGTGGATCAGACGGTGCCGCAGGTGGTGGCCCAGGCCCTGCCCCAGATTGAGCCCCTGGTCGAAGCTACCGTGGAGCGGATGCAGCGCGGCGGCCGGCTGTTCTACATCGGGGCCGGCACCAGCGGGCGGCTAGGTATTCTCGACGCCTCGGAGTGTCCGCCCACCTTCGGCGTGCCCCAGGGCCTGGTTATCGGCCTCATTGCCGGCGGCGACTCCGCCATCCGCCAGGCCGTGGAAAACGCCGAGGACGACGCCCAGCAGGCCTGGCGCGATTTGCAGGCCCACGACATCAACCCCAACGACATGCTCGTCGGCATTGCCGCCTCGGGCCGCACGCCCTACGTCGTCGGCGGCCTGGCCATTGCCCGCCGCCACGGCATTGCCACCGGCTGCATCGTCTGCAACCCCGGCTCCTCCATTGCCGCCCTGGCCGATTATCCCGTTGAAGTCGTGACGGGCCCCGAGTTCGTGACCGGCAGCACCCGCCTCAAGGCCGGCACCGCCCAGAAGCTGGTGCTCAACATGCTCACCACCGCCACCATGATTCGCCTCGGCCGCGTCAAAGGCAACAAGATGGTCGACATGCAGCTCAGCAACCTCAAGCTCGTCGACCGCGGCGAAAAGATGATCATGGACGAGCTCGGCATCGAACAGCCCGAAGCCGCCGAGCTACTCCGGAAGCACGGCTCGGTACGGGCCGCCATTGAGGCCGGGCGGAATTAA
- a CDS encoding MarR family winged helix-turn-helix transcriptional regulator: MTPEETVDYNIKVAWHAISRMYNTQAAKHDITTSIGFVLLNIDQELGTPATKIAPLLGLETRSLTRILRSMEEKGLIYKQADTQDKRSVRIFLTEEGLRKKEVSRQTVRHFNQKVREKIPQAQLDVMFKVVGQITGMIEGKTLFDDFKLKPLRSESAA; the protein is encoded by the coding sequence ATGACACCGGAAGAAACCGTCGATTATAACATCAAAGTTGCCTGGCACGCCATTTCGCGCATGTACAATACGCAGGCCGCCAAGCACGACATTACCACCAGCATCGGCTTTGTCCTGCTCAATATAGACCAGGAACTCGGTACTCCGGCTACCAAAATTGCGCCCTTGCTGGGGCTCGAAACCCGGAGCCTGACGCGCATTTTGCGCTCGATGGAGGAAAAGGGCCTGATCTACAAGCAGGCCGATACCCAGGACAAACGCTCGGTCCGCATTTTCCTGACCGAGGAAGGCCTGCGCAAGAAGGAAGTTTCGCGCCAGACCGTGCGGCATTTCAACCAGAAGGTGCGGGAGAAAATCCCCCAGGCCCAGCTGGACGTCATGTTCAAGGTCGTGGGCCAGATTACCGGCATGATTGAGGGTAAAACCCTCTTCGACGATTTTAAGCTCAAACCCCTGCGCTCCGAATCCGCGGCTTAA
- a CDS encoding formimidoylglutamase, with protein MNLAIFFDPLREELTAASAASTTLANYATRFLDSFPDWRTADLALIGLNEWRGSAGGEPAVHGADEVRRRFYQLQKGTGSLRIADLGNLRPGLTLEDTYLRLREIVAALLEQNTVPILLGGSQDLDYGQFLAYETLERPVSFAMVDSRVDMAEHDTAPPEDAHLRRILMHEPNFVFNFAQLAHQQYLVAPDVLAALEKLHFETLRLGQVRDDIRQAEPLLRQADFVSFDVAALRWNDAPAYCPANPFGLTNEEAAKLAWYAGHNDQLSSFGLYGYRPDHDTHGLAASALATMLWYFIEGFYHRRNETDFQSRRFIRYAVGLPGSPAKLVFYKAKRTEKWWLEVESLADSAIKRIVPCSYEDYFKAAQGDLPNRWILTQALLG; from the coding sequence ATGAATCTGGCCATCTTCTTTGATCCGCTCCGCGAGGAGCTTACCGCCGCCTCGGCTGCCTCTACTACGCTCGCCAACTACGCGACGCGCTTTCTGGACTCGTTTCCGGACTGGCGCACGGCCGACCTTGCCCTGATCGGGCTGAACGAGTGGCGGGGCAGCGCCGGCGGGGAGCCCGCCGTGCACGGGGCCGACGAGGTGCGCCGCCGCTTCTACCAGCTCCAGAAAGGCACCGGTAGCCTGCGCATTGCTGATCTAGGCAACCTGCGGCCCGGCCTCACCCTGGAAGACACTTACCTGCGCCTGCGCGAAATCGTGGCCGCGCTGCTGGAACAGAACACGGTGCCCATCCTGCTCGGCGGCAGCCAGGACCTCGACTACGGGCAGTTTCTGGCCTACGAAACCCTGGAGCGGCCCGTGAGCTTTGCCATGGTCGACTCGCGGGTGGACATGGCCGAGCACGACACGGCCCCGCCCGAAGACGCCCACCTGCGCCGCATTCTGATGCACGAGCCCAACTTCGTGTTCAACTTTGCCCAGCTGGCCCACCAGCAGTACCTGGTGGCCCCCGACGTGCTGGCCGCCCTCGAAAAGCTGCACTTCGAAACCCTGCGCCTGGGCCAGGTGCGCGACGATATCCGCCAGGCCGAGCCCCTGCTGCGCCAGGCCGATTTCGTGAGCTTCGACGTGGCCGCCCTGCGCTGGAACGACGCGCCGGCCTACTGCCCCGCCAACCCCTTCGGCCTCACCAACGAGGAAGCCGCCAAGCTGGCCTGGTACGCGGGCCACAACGACCAGCTCAGCTCCTTCGGCCTCTACGGCTACCGCCCCGACCACGACACCCACGGCTTGGCCGCCTCGGCCCTGGCCACCATGCTGTGGTACTTTATCGAAGGCTTCTACCACCGCCGCAACGAAACCGACTTCCAGAGCCGCCGCTTTATCCGCTACGCCGTGGGCCTGCCCGGCTCCCCGGCCAAGCTGGTGTTCTACAAAGCCAAGCGCACCGAAAAGTGGTGGCTGGAAGTGGAAAGCCTGGCCGACAGCGCCATCAAGCGCATCGTGCCCTGCAGCTACGAAGACTACTTCAAAGCCGCCCAGGGCGACCTGCCCAACCGCTGGATTCTGACCCAGGCGCTGTTGGGTTGA
- a CDS encoding cytochrome b5 domain-containing protein, translated as MALRNGQDRDEIWVGYNGLIYDVTRSRLWRRGNHYEHWAGQDLTKELQKDAPHTEHVFDKFPAIGRLR; from the coding sequence CTGGCCCTGCGCAACGGGCAGGACCGGGACGAAATCTGGGTGGGCTACAACGGGCTGATCTACGACGTGACCCGCTCCCGCCTCTGGCGCCGCGGCAACCACTACGAGCACTGGGCCGGCCAGGACCTGACCAAAGAGCTACAAAAGGACGCCCCCCACACCGAGCACGTCTTCGACAAGTTCCCCGCCATCGGCCGCCTGCGGTGA
- a CDS encoding DUF433 domain-containing protein — protein MDTAAITAFIELNPQVRFGKPVVKGTRTTVAEVLEMLANGMSAADIQEDFPAIGAEQVRACLLYAAYKESVVLLSVA, from the coding sequence ATGGATACTGCCGCTATTACCGCTTTTATCGAACTGAACCCACAGGTGCGCTTTGGCAAGCCAGTGGTGAAGGGTACGCGCACGACGGTGGCGGAGGTGCTCGAAATGCTGGCCAACGGCATGAGTGCGGCTGATATTCAGGAGGATTTTCCGGCTATCGGGGCGGAGCAGGTGCGGGCTTGTTTGCTGTACGCGGCGTACAAGGAAAGCGTGGTGCTGCTGTCGGTGGCGTAG
- a CDS encoding AMP-dependent synthetase/ligase codes for MEVRRSFDILSHQLATAPKADSLAAKIDGTWQKISTQQVIDHANQVSLGLLQLGLKKDDKVAIISMNRPEWMFADFGISQIGATSVPMYPSITVEDYKYIFTDAGVKAVFVADEKLYAKVKEATADLPEVKHVFTFDKVAGARHFSELLEMGKKGDVATLEPLKAAVQPDDLLTLIYTSGTTGNPKGVMLTHDNILSNCRNSQRFVPVTKDDKALSFLPLCHIFERMVTYLYMINSVSIYYAESMEVIADNLREVKPEIFTTVPRLLEKVYDKIVAKGHELEGVKKNLFFWALDLGLKYDTQKDQGFFYNTQLALANKLIFNKWREALGGNLKCIVSGGGALQPRLARVFWSAGIRVMEGYGLTETSPVIAVGGFEPENNMIGTVGPLIDNMEVKIAPDGEILTKSASVMKGYYNKPELTAKEIDADGWFHTGDIGEFVNGKFLKITDRKKEMFKTSGGKYIAPQVIEGKLKESPLVEQCMVVGADQKFPAALVIPSFDDLKGWCKRNGVDCNCSNAELVKNEKVVQMYEDLVKKYNQNFAQWEQVKKIVLLPNQWTVETGEMTPTMKVKRKIITENNKDLIESLYNQEAHR; via the coding sequence ATGGAAGTCCGCCGCTCGTTTGATATTCTCTCGCACCAACTCGCCACCGCCCCGAAAGCCGACTCCCTGGCGGCCAAAATCGACGGAACCTGGCAAAAAATCAGCACCCAGCAGGTCATCGACCACGCCAACCAGGTGAGCCTGGGCCTGCTCCAGCTCGGCCTCAAAAAGGACGATAAAGTCGCCATCATTTCGATGAACCGGCCCGAGTGGATGTTTGCCGATTTCGGTATCAGCCAGATTGGCGCCACCAGTGTGCCGATGTACCCCAGCATCACGGTCGAAGACTACAAGTACATCTTTACCGATGCCGGCGTGAAGGCCGTATTCGTGGCCGATGAAAAGCTCTACGCCAAGGTAAAGGAAGCCACCGCCGATTTGCCCGAGGTTAAGCACGTGTTTACCTTCGATAAGGTGGCCGGGGCCCGCCACTTCAGCGAGCTGCTCGAAATGGGCAAAAAAGGCGACGTGGCCACCCTGGAGCCGCTCAAGGCCGCCGTGCAGCCCGACGACCTGCTCACCCTGATTTACACCTCCGGCACCACCGGCAACCCCAAAGGCGTGATGCTCACCCACGACAACATCCTGAGCAACTGCCGCAACTCCCAGCGCTTCGTGCCCGTCACCAAAGACGACAAGGCCCTGAGCTTTCTGCCGCTCTGCCACATCTTCGAGCGGATGGTGACCTACCTCTACATGATCAACAGCGTGAGCATCTACTACGCTGAAAGCATGGAGGTCATTGCCGACAACCTGCGCGAGGTGAAGCCCGAAATCTTCACCACCGTGCCCCGCCTGCTGGAGAAAGTCTACGATAAGATCGTGGCCAAGGGCCACGAGCTGGAAGGGGTCAAGAAGAATCTGTTTTTCTGGGCCCTGGATCTGGGCCTGAAGTACGACACCCAGAAAGACCAAGGCTTCTTCTACAACACCCAGCTGGCCCTGGCCAACAAGCTCATCTTCAATAAGTGGCGCGAGGCGCTGGGCGGCAACCTGAAGTGCATCGTGAGTGGCGGCGGGGCCCTGCAGCCGCGCCTGGCCCGGGTGTTCTGGTCGGCCGGCATTCGGGTGATGGAAGGCTACGGCCTGACCGAAACCTCGCCCGTTATTGCCGTGGGCGGCTTCGAGCCCGAAAACAACATGATTGGCACCGTCGGCCCGCTCATCGACAACATGGAGGTGAAGATTGCCCCCGACGGCGAAATCCTGACCAAGTCGGCCTCGGTGATGAAAGGCTACTACAACAAGCCCGAGCTGACGGCCAAGGAAATCGACGCCGACGGCTGGTTCCACACCGGCGACATCGGCGAGTTTGTCAATGGCAAGTTCCTCAAGATTACCGACCGGAAAAAGGAGATGTTCAAGACCTCGGGCGGCAAGTACATTGCCCCGCAGGTCATTGAGGGCAAGCTCAAGGAGTCGCCGCTGGTGGAGCAGTGCATGGTGGTGGGGGCCGACCAGAAATTCCCCGCCGCCCTGGTTATTCCCTCGTTCGACGACCTGAAGGGCTGGTGCAAGCGCAACGGCGTGGATTGCAACTGCTCCAACGCCGAACTGGTCAAGAACGAGAAGGTGGTGCAGATGTACGAGGACCTGGTGAAGAAGTACAACCAGAACTTCGCCCAGTGGGAGCAGGTCAAGAAAATCGTGCTGCTGCCCAACCAGTGGACCGTGGAAACCGGCGAGATGACGCCCACCATGAAAGTGAAGCGCAAGATCATCACCGAGAACAACAAGGACCTGATTGAGTCGCTCTACAACCAGGAGGCGCACCGCTAA